In Cytobacillus oceanisediminis, the following proteins share a genomic window:
- a CDS encoding YjcZ family sporulation protein gives MGAGYGGGFALIVVLFILLIIVGCAWL, from the coding sequence ATGGGTGCTGGATACGGCGGAGGTTTCGCGTTAATCGTTGTATTGTTTATTTTATTAATCATTGTAGGCTGCGCGTGGCTGTAA
- a CDS encoding YjcZ family sporulation protein — MSGGHGCGGGFALVVVLFILLIIIGASCFC, encoded by the coding sequence ATGTCTGGAGGACATGGATGCGGCGGAGGTTTTGCGTTAGTTGTCGTGCTGTTCATTTTGTTAATCATCATTGGAGCTTCTTGTTTTTGCTAA
- a CDS encoding DUF3267 domain-containing protein, whose protein sequence is MMNCWKTINFTKQYGSQRLFILSSLTMLATFIFTYVPATYVFLPGSFYDNYFIFFAAGLWLMYPVHKLLHFLPIAHLGSIVKKQLTIKYGFMPIIYIRITEPISKRLFLTATLAPIFIINSLLLAACFIFPHYVHYLIILFAFHAGLSFSDIVCAKNVLNAPNQSYVEENEDGFEILLHSNQ, encoded by the coding sequence ATGATGAATTGCTGGAAGACGATTAACTTCACGAAGCAATATGGATCGCAAAGACTTTTTATACTGTCTTCCTTAACCATGCTGGCTACTTTCATATTTACATATGTTCCTGCAACGTATGTATTTTTGCCAGGTTCCTTTTACGATAATTATTTCATTTTCTTTGCAGCCGGTTTATGGCTGATGTATCCTGTGCATAAGCTACTTCACTTTCTTCCTATTGCACACCTTGGAAGTATCGTTAAAAAACAGCTGACAATTAAATATGGCTTTATGCCAATTATATATATTCGAATAACGGAGCCTATTTCAAAACGGCTTTTCCTGACTGCCACTTTGGCCCCTATATTTATCATAAACAGCCTGCTTCTGGCTGCTTGCTTTATTTTTCCGCATTATGTTCATTATTTAATAATTCTGTTTGCTTTCCATGCAGGCTTATCTTTTTCTGACATTGTGTGCGCCAAAAATGTGCTGAATGCCCCAAATCAATCTTATGTTGAAGAAAACGAAGATGGGTTTGAAATATTGCTTCATTCGAACCAGTAG
- a CDS encoding HTH-type transcriptional regulator Hpr yields the protein MSDKPISMKEAMIFSQRVAQLSKALWKSIEKDWQQWIKPYDLNINEHHILWIAYHLNGASISDVAKFGVMHVSTAFNFSKKLEERGFLQFSKKESDKRNTYIKLTADGEKVLLSLMETYSPEKNAVFSGAMPLRDLYGKFPDIIEIMAIVRNIYGDDFMEIFEKSFANLENQFDEDDGKLKKKTTAEKELV from the coding sequence ATGTCGGATAAACCAATTTCTATGAAGGAAGCAATGATCTTCAGCCAGCGAGTGGCACAGCTGAGTAAAGCCCTGTGGAAGTCTATAGAAAAAGATTGGCAGCAATGGATAAAACCCTACGATTTAAATATTAATGAACACCATATTCTATGGATTGCCTATCATTTAAATGGAGCATCGATTTCCGATGTTGCCAAATTTGGCGTAATGCATGTTTCTACTGCATTCAATTTCTCCAAAAAGCTCGAAGAACGAGGTTTTCTTCAGTTTTCTAAAAAAGAAAGCGATAAAAGAAATACCTATATAAAATTGACTGCGGATGGCGAAAAGGTATTACTAAGTCTGATGGAAACCTATTCACCTGAGAAAAATGCCGTGTTCTCAGGTGCGATGCCATTAAGGGATCTGTATGGGAAGTTTCCAGATATCATTGAAATTATGGCGATAGTCCGCAATATATATGGTGACGATTTCATGGAGATTTTTGAAAAGTCCTTTGCCAACCTTGAAAATCAATTTGATGAAGATGATGGCAAATTAAAGAAAAAAACAACAGCTGAAAAGGAACTTGTTTAA
- a CDS encoding YtxH domain-containing protein, whose product MKAKSLLLGLLAGGAAAGISTLLTAPASGRDTRQQLKETTNTLKEQLREFKSELLAIKDSASFASKEGKTAFKEFSNDIKYSISNWKNEILPHQHKLQRELQEIEAAIHELETNLNKK is encoded by the coding sequence ATGAAAGCCAAATCGTTATTGCTTGGACTATTAGCAGGCGGCGCTGCAGCCGGCATATCAACCCTGCTGACCGCACCTGCTTCAGGAAGGGATACAAGACAGCAGTTAAAAGAAACCACAAACACCCTGAAGGAGCAGCTGAGGGAATTTAAATCCGAATTGCTGGCCATAAAGGACTCAGCATCATTTGCTTCGAAGGAAGGAAAAACCGCCTTTAAGGAATTCTCAAACGACATCAAATATTCCATCAGCAATTGGAAAAACGAAATCCTTCCCCATCAGCACAAGCTGCAGAGAGAATTGCAGGAAATTGAAGCAGCCATCCATGAACTTGAAACAAATTTAAATAAAAAGTGA
- a CDS encoding tryptophan transporter, which produces MNTKNLVALSLLVGMGAVLHAVVPGFFLGMKPDMMLTMMFLGIILFPDSKSVLLLGLVTGLISGLTTTFPGGLIPNIIDKPVTAFTFFALFLILKKFRKNIVSAAVLTAAGTIVSGIVFLTSAYLIVGLPGPFTALFAAVVLPAAAVNTVAMVILYPVAQSIANRTKLTQQTISQ; this is translated from the coding sequence ATGAATACAAAAAATTTAGTGGCCTTATCCCTATTAGTCGGGATGGGCGCAGTGCTTCATGCCGTTGTTCCAGGGTTCTTTCTTGGGATGAAACCGGACATGATGCTTACCATGATGTTTTTGGGCATAATCCTTTTTCCAGACAGCAAAAGCGTTTTGCTTTTAGGTTTGGTTACAGGCCTGATATCCGGGCTTACCACAACTTTTCCCGGAGGATTAATACCGAATATTATTGATAAGCCTGTTACTGCATTCACCTTTTTCGCTTTGTTCCTGATCTTAAAGAAATTCCGGAAGAATATCGTCAGTGCAGCTGTCTTAACAGCAGCAGGAACAATTGTATCCGGAATTGTGTTTTTAACTTCCGCATACCTGATTGTCGGACTGCCAGGGCCATTCACTGCATTATTTGCAGCAGTTGTACTGCCCGCAGCTGCAGTTAACACGGTGGCAATGGTTATCCTTTATCCAGTAGCACAATCAATTGCAAACAGAACAAAGCTGACTCAGCAGACGATCAGCCAGTAA
- the serC gene encoding 3-phosphoserine/phosphohydroxythreonine transaminase, producing MYRALNFNAGPAALPEKVLKEAEKNLLNFSNTGMSIMELSHRSKEYQAVHDQAIALLRKLLAIPDDYEVLFIQGGASLQFSMVPMNLLGKDQEAHYILSGSWSEKALKEADKIGETVISASSKDQKYRFIPAYNQDDIPDNAAYLHITSNNTIYGTQWKTFPSNEKTPLVADMSSDILSRPLEVEQFDMIYAGAQKNLGPSGVTVVIIRKELLQRSSEKLPAMLNYNTFANNNSLYNTPPTLAIYLLSLVLEWADKKGGLQQIEKTNEKKAKILYDVIDESEGFYIGHAHKDSRSRMNVTFNLHNEDLSREFLHQAKEAGFVGLGGHRSIGGCRASIYNAVPEQHVEKLAAFMKAFKNKN from the coding sequence ATGTACCGTGCTCTAAATTTTAATGCAGGTCCCGCGGCCCTGCCGGAAAAGGTATTAAAAGAAGCGGAAAAGAATTTACTGAATTTCAGCAATACCGGAATGAGCATAATGGAACTAAGCCATAGAAGCAAAGAGTATCAGGCAGTACATGATCAGGCAATAGCACTTTTGAGAAAACTGCTGGCCATTCCGGATGATTATGAGGTGCTATTTATCCAGGGAGGTGCAAGTCTCCAGTTTTCAATGGTTCCGATGAACCTGCTGGGAAAAGATCAAGAAGCCCATTATATCCTCAGCGGCTCCTGGTCGGAGAAAGCCTTAAAAGAAGCAGATAAAATTGGCGAAACCGTTATTTCTGCCTCCAGCAAGGATCAAAAATACCGCTTCATCCCAGCATACAATCAAGATGATATTCCTGACAATGCCGCGTATCTTCATATTACCAGCAACAATACAATTTACGGCACACAATGGAAAACATTTCCTTCTAATGAAAAAACACCACTTGTAGCAGATATGTCCAGCGATATTTTAAGCCGTCCATTGGAAGTGGAACAATTTGATATGATCTATGCAGGCGCCCAGAAAAATCTCGGCCCTTCCGGTGTAACAGTAGTCATTATCCGAAAAGAACTATTACAAAGATCATCAGAAAAGCTCCCTGCAATGCTGAATTATAATACGTTCGCCAATAATAACTCTTTATATAACACACCTCCCACTCTGGCTATTTATTTGCTGTCACTGGTGCTTGAATGGGCGGATAAGAAAGGCGGCCTTCAGCAGATTGAAAAGACCAATGAGAAGAAGGCAAAAATCCTTTATGATGTTATAGATGAAAGCGAAGGCTTTTACATAGGGCATGCTCATAAAGACAGCAGATCCCGCATGAATGTCACTTTTAACCTTCACAATGAGGACCTCTCCAGGGAATTTCTGCACCAGGCAAAAGAAGCAGGGTTTGTTGGGCTCGGCGGACACCGTTCTATAGGCGGCTGCCGCGCTTCCATTTACAATGCTGTGCCAGAACAGCATGTTGAAAAACTGGCCGCATTTATGAAAGCCTTTAAGAATAAAAATTAA
- a CDS encoding HIT family protein produces MNDCIFCKIINGEIPSAKVFENEHVMAFLDISQVTKGHTLVIPKVHKENLYEMDAETARCYFEAVPEIARAIKAEFDPIGLNLINNNGEHAGQTVFHFHSHLIPRYGEGDGLGVVWKSHQSEYSASDLQEISEAIKKHL; encoded by the coding sequence ATGAACGATTGTATTTTCTGTAAAATAATCAATGGCGAGATTCCTTCAGCGAAAGTTTTCGAAAACGAGCATGTGATGGCGTTTCTGGACATAAGCCAGGTCACTAAAGGGCATACACTTGTCATTCCGAAAGTACATAAAGAAAATTTATATGAAATGGATGCGGAAACAGCCCGCTGCTATTTCGAAGCGGTTCCGGAGATTGCAAGAGCTATCAAGGCTGAATTTGATCCCATTGGTTTGAATTTAATTAATAACAACGGCGAACATGCCGGGCAGACCGTTTTCCACTTTCACTCCCACCTTATTCCCCGCTACGGCGAAGGTGATGGCTTAGGAGTTGTATGGAAATCACATCAATCGGAATATTCAGCGTCCGACCTTCAGGAAATTTCTGAAGCTATAAAAAAACATTTATAA
- a CDS encoding ABC transporter ATP-binding protein yields the protein MALLEIKNVTGGYTRNPVLKDVSFDVGENEIVGLIGLNGAGKSTTIKHVIGLMEPKEGEITINGKQFLNDKEGYRKQFTFVPETPILYDELTLEEHLRITAMAYGLPEAEYKSRVKTLLNEFRMEKRLKWFPAHFSKGMKQKVMIMCAFLVQPSLYIVDEPFVGLDPLGIQSLLDLMKKMKESGAGILMSTHILATAERYCDRFVILHEGKVRAKGTLAELQQQFAMPGATLDDLYIQLTKEEDYV from the coding sequence ATGGCGCTGCTTGAAATTAAAAACGTTACCGGCGGCTATACAAGAAATCCGGTCTTGAAGGATGTCTCCTTTGATGTGGGAGAAAACGAAATAGTCGGCCTGATTGGCCTTAACGGAGCCGGAAAAAGTACGACCATCAAACATGTAATTGGCTTAATGGAACCGAAGGAAGGTGAAATAACAATCAATGGCAAGCAATTCCTTAATGATAAGGAAGGGTATCGCAAGCAATTCACCTTTGTTCCGGAAACGCCGATTTTGTATGATGAATTAACACTGGAAGAACATTTGCGTATTACAGCCATGGCATACGGCCTGCCTGAAGCAGAGTATAAATCAAGAGTGAAAACACTCCTAAATGAATTCAGAATGGAAAAAAGACTGAAGTGGTTTCCAGCCCATTTTTCTAAAGGGATGAAACAGAAGGTAATGATTATGTGCGCTTTTCTGGTGCAGCCGTCATTATACATTGTTGATGAACCGTTTGTAGGTCTTGACCCGCTGGGCATTCAATCACTTCTTGATTTGATGAAGAAAATGAAAGAAAGCGGTGCAGGCATTCTTATGTCCACCCATATACTGGCAACTGCTGAAAGATATTGTGATCGTTTTGTGATTTTGCATGAAGGAAAAGTGAGGGCGAAGGGAACTTTAGCAGAGCTGCAGCAGCAATTTGCTATGCCGGGAGCTACCCTCGATGATTTATATATCCAGCTCACAAAGGAAGAAGATTATGTTTGA
- a CDS encoding ABC transporter permease, producing MFDEKQLWKERFGRTVKELSRYLRYIFNGHIVIVMVFLLGTAAFYYQEWIKTLPGHFPAAAVMAIILALLVTYSPIYTFFSEADKIFLLPLEDRLSGYFRRSLAVSFFVHAYILVMGLGVFMPLYARVNDGNFRTFLPFLLILLSLKIINLLIRWKIQYYIETSVHIFDACVRYAVNAVFLYFLFSGASPIFMLAAGVLLILLYLFFSMKSRGKGLKWEFLIDQEERRMTSFYRLANMFTDVPKLKDRVKRRKWLDWLLPGIPFKQDATFKNLFVRTFLRSGDYFGLFIRLTFIGAGAIYLISYGMGQIMLVPLFMYLTGFQLLPLWNHHQDKLWVNLYPVKGDIKEKSFKQLLTGILYFQAFLLSLAVLANGGWMASLLSLALGILFAYIYTHFYIQKRLAGSRA from the coding sequence ATGTTTGATGAAAAACAATTATGGAAGGAGAGATTCGGGAGGACAGTCAAAGAGCTTTCCCGCTATCTCCGGTATATTTTTAATGGCCATATTGTCATAGTCATGGTGTTCCTTCTGGGCACTGCCGCTTTTTATTATCAGGAATGGATAAAGACGCTTCCCGGTCATTTTCCTGCTGCAGCGGTAATGGCAATTATTTTAGCTCTTCTGGTTACATACAGCCCGATTTATACATTTTTTTCTGAGGCAGACAAAATTTTTCTTCTGCCGCTTGAAGATAGGCTTTCAGGTTATTTTAGGCGTTCGCTGGCAGTCAGCTTTTTTGTGCATGCATACATCCTGGTAATGGGGCTAGGGGTTTTTATGCCCTTATATGCCAGAGTGAATGATGGCAATTTTAGAACATTTTTACCTTTTCTGCTTATCTTGCTGTCGTTAAAAATTATCAATTTGCTGATCCGCTGGAAGATACAATATTACATCGAAACAAGCGTACATATCTTTGATGCATGTGTGCGTTACGCAGTAAACGCTGTGTTCCTATATTTTCTTTTTAGCGGTGCTTCCCCCATTTTCATGCTGGCGGCAGGCGTGCTCCTGATTCTGCTGTACTTGTTCTTTAGTATGAAATCCAGGGGTAAAGGACTAAAATGGGAGTTTTTGATTGACCAGGAAGAGAGGAGAATGACGTCTTTCTACAGGCTCGCCAATATGTTTACAGATGTTCCAAAGCTGAAAGATCGCGTAAAAAGGCGGAAATGGCTTGATTGGCTGCTACCAGGCATTCCTTTCAAACAGGATGCGACGTTTAAAAACCTTTTTGTCCGAACGTTTCTCCGTTCTGGTGATTACTTCGGTCTATTCATTCGTTTAACGTTCATTGGTGCTGGAGCGATTTATTTAATTTCGTATGGAATGGGACAAATAATGCTTGTACCGCTATTCATGTACTTAACAGGCTTTCAGCTCCTGCCTCTATGGAATCATCATCAGGATAAGCTGTGGGTGAATTTATACCCGGTTAAAGGGGACATAAAGGAGAAGTCCTTTAAACAGCTGCTTACAGGCATCCTATATTTTCAGGCATTCCTCTTATCGCTGGCTGTCCTGGCCAATGGCGGCTGGATGGCATCACTGCTGTCTTTGGCATTAGGGATTTTATTTGCATATATATATACTCATTTCTATATTCAGAAACGGCTGGCGGGCAGCCGGGCATAA
- a CDS encoding EcsC family protein: protein MREYELNAYHEIEEWKMRINKRSSMLTRLSKKAQTKVNSIIPEKAHQIITDSIKNMVKATLIGSNATTRKKQSAGRGLEVMDHMLEEKVSTYRKTAAVEGAGTGAGGILLGLADFPLLLSIKMKFLFEAAAIYGFDTNDYEERLFLLHVFQLAFSSDDKRKETLKLIEEWDDRKEALAEMDWKVFQQEYRDYIDLVKMLQLVPGIGAAVGAYANYNLLDHLGETAKNAYRLRILKTAPRPD, encoded by the coding sequence ATGAGGGAGTATGAATTAAATGCATATCACGAAATTGAAGAATGGAAGATGCGAATAAATAAGCGCTCCAGTATGCTGACTCGCCTTTCAAAAAAAGCTCAAACAAAGGTAAATAGTATAATACCTGAAAAAGCTCATCAAATTATTACAGACAGCATAAAAAATATGGTGAAGGCAACCCTGATTGGATCAAATGCAACCACCAGAAAAAAACAATCTGCCGGCCGCGGCCTTGAAGTGATGGATCACATGCTTGAAGAGAAGGTTTCGACCTACCGCAAAACAGCTGCGGTCGAAGGTGCCGGAACTGGGGCAGGGGGAATTCTCCTTGGCCTGGCTGATTTTCCTTTGCTGCTAAGCATAAAGATGAAATTTCTTTTTGAGGCTGCTGCCATATATGGATTTGATACAAATGATTATGAAGAGCGCCTGTTTCTCCTGCACGTCTTTCAGCTCGCATTTTCCAGCGATGACAAAAGGAAAGAAACACTGAAGCTGATTGAAGAATGGGATGACCGTAAGGAAGCATTAGCAGAAATGGACTGGAAGGTGTTTCAGCAGGAATACCGTGATTATATCGACCTCGTTAAGATGCTCCAGCTGGTGCCCGGTATAGGTGCTGCTGTTGGGGCGTATGCGAATTATAATTTGCTTGACCATTTAGGAGAAACCGCTAAAAATGCTTATCGTCTGCGGATATTAAAGACAGCCCCAAGGCCTGATTAG
- a CDS encoding M20 family metallopeptidase, which produces MSETLFEKLESYYDEMVSIRRYLHQNPEVSFKEEKTSHYIKTYYKNLGIEVRGHVGGNGVVAKIHGSKPGKTIALRADFDALPIQDEKDVPYKSLVPGVMHACGHDGHTATLLVLAKALNELRDELEGTYVMIHQHAEEYAPGGAKSMIEDGCLDGVDAIFGTHLWASEPTGKIQYRVGPFMAAADRFEVSIQGKGGHGAQPHKTKDAIVTASQLVVNLQQIVSRKVNPIDSAVVTVGSFVADNAFNVIADRAKLIGTVRTFNEDVRNNIEEEIGRIVKGTCYTADSAYEYQFHRGYPAVVNHKKETEYLAELAGKINEVKWVEETDPEMGGEDFAYYLQHVKGTFFFTGARPENTVENYPHHHPKFDIDEKAMLIAAKTLGAAALNYHSFQESKDSVEVG; this is translated from the coding sequence ATGTCCGAAACATTATTTGAAAAACTGGAAAGCTATTACGATGAAATGGTCTCCATCCGCCGCTATCTTCACCAGAACCCTGAAGTATCCTTTAAGGAAGAAAAGACGTCTCACTATATCAAAACCTATTATAAAAATCTGGGTATTGAAGTCCGGGGGCATGTAGGAGGAAATGGAGTAGTTGCTAAGATCCATGGCAGCAAACCAGGAAAAACCATCGCTTTAAGAGCCGATTTTGATGCACTGCCTATCCAAGATGAAAAGGATGTCCCATATAAATCATTGGTACCGGGTGTTATGCATGCTTGCGGACACGATGGACACACAGCAACTTTGCTTGTGCTGGCAAAGGCACTCAATGAACTTCGCGATGAATTAGAAGGTACATATGTCATGATTCACCAGCACGCCGAGGAATATGCCCCAGGCGGAGCGAAATCGATGATCGAAGATGGCTGCCTTGATGGAGTAGATGCCATTTTTGGAACTCACCTATGGGCATCCGAACCAACAGGGAAAATTCAATATCGAGTCGGTCCATTTATGGCAGCAGCAGACAGATTTGAAGTTTCCATTCAAGGAAAAGGCGGGCATGGAGCACAGCCTCACAAAACAAAAGATGCGATTGTAACTGCGTCCCAGCTGGTCGTCAATCTTCAGCAAATCGTCAGCAGAAAAGTAAATCCAATAGATTCTGCTGTTGTAACAGTTGGATCCTTCGTAGCTGATAACGCATTTAATGTAATTGCCGATAGAGCAAAATTGATCGGTACCGTCCGCACATTTAACGAAGACGTCCGAAATAATATCGAAGAGGAAATCGGGCGCATAGTAAAAGGAACATGCTACACAGCAGACAGTGCTTATGAGTATCAGTTCCATAGGGGCTACCCTGCTGTTGTGAATCATAAAAAAGAAACCGAATACCTGGCTGAACTAGCAGGGAAAATTAATGAAGTCAAATGGGTGGAAGAGACAGACCCTGAGATGGGCGGAGAAGATTTCGCTTATTACCTGCAGCATGTGAAAGGCACCTTCTTCTTTACAGGTGCAAGACCGGAAAACACAGTTGAAAATTACCCGCACCATCATCCAAAGTTTGATATCGATGAAAAAGCCATGCTGATCGCAGCCAAAACATTGGGAGCAGCAGCTTTAAACTATCATAGCTTTCAGGAAAGCAAGGATTCTGTTGAGGTAGGATAG
- a CDS encoding phosphatase PAP2 family protein, whose protein sequence is MHKSKWAYFFLAVSAAVFLYFLTSVNIGTSLIFDRYFSEFFTGLFSENTHPFFEAMDSLGDKAGVGIITLAFLLLLLFKYRNYEAMASVVFAVAAGNEVNKWLKEAIGRPRPDQEQLVDVASLSFPSGHAMIGMILYTVIAYFIINELKSSSAKWMTAILAGIWIFLMGISRIVMGVHYPSDIAAGFAAGYIWVFISISLYAALKSMFRRNSHQRESA, encoded by the coding sequence ATGCATAAATCTAAATGGGCATACTTTTTCCTGGCTGTATCAGCAGCAGTTTTTCTTTATTTTTTGACTTCTGTTAATATCGGAACATCACTGATATTTGATCGTTATTTTTCGGAATTTTTTACAGGTTTGTTTTCAGAAAACACCCATCCATTTTTTGAAGCTATGGACAGTTTGGGGGATAAAGCCGGTGTTGGAATCATCACATTGGCATTCTTATTGTTGCTTTTGTTTAAATATAGGAATTATGAAGCGATGGCATCAGTAGTTTTTGCTGTTGCAGCGGGAAATGAAGTAAATAAGTGGCTTAAAGAGGCTATCGGAAGGCCGCGCCCTGATCAGGAACAGCTGGTTGATGTGGCGAGTCTCAGCTTTCCGAGCGGACACGCTATGATTGGGATGATCCTGTATACGGTTATTGCCTATTTTATCATTAACGAATTAAAGTCCAGTTCTGCAAAATGGATGACGGCGATTTTAGCTGGCATTTGGATTTTCCTAATGGGAATCAGCCGGATTGTGATGGGTGTACATTATCCGTCAGATATTGCAGCGGGATTTGCAGCAGGCTATATTTGGGTATTCATTTCCATTTCCCTTTACGCGGCACTAAAGTCAATGTTCAGAAGAAATTCACACCAAAGAGAATCGGCATAA
- the liaF gene encoding cell wall-active antibiotics response protein LiaF, with product MRYRSVNQIIFAVTLSAVGVLLLLMNIGVISLEIKEVFVVIYPFILLAAGFHCLLSYMLKKSRSGMFPGLFLIVFSFLLILDRFEVIEFRFMEIWKLWPLFLIFFGINILLKKDRLKIHFEQDFPADIYEKNKGAAEKKVINISKYESPQPLKNIRGFSIGDVDFKQPNWSLEPMDLYTMIGDYFIDFSKAFIPEKETPVIVRGWIGDVKMIIPENIPVMIQSNINIGDIRIFDQKTGDINRSLQYKSPGYDEASRKLRIAVQVKIGSIRIDKV from the coding sequence ATGAGATACAGGTCAGTTAATCAGATAATCTTCGCGGTAACTTTATCAGCAGTTGGAGTTTTGCTTCTCCTTATGAACATAGGTGTCATTTCCTTGGAAATAAAAGAGGTATTTGTCGTAATTTACCCCTTTATTCTATTGGCTGCAGGATTCCATTGCCTGCTGTCATACATGTTGAAGAAAAGCCGGAGCGGAATGTTTCCCGGGTTATTTCTAATAGTATTTTCATTTCTATTAATCCTTGATCGTTTCGAAGTAATTGAATTTAGGTTTATGGAAATATGGAAACTCTGGCCCCTGTTTCTTATTTTTTTCGGCATTAATATTTTATTAAAAAAAGATCGTTTAAAGATTCATTTTGAACAGGACTTCCCGGCGGATATTTATGAAAAAAACAAAGGTGCAGCGGAGAAGAAGGTTATTAATATCTCAAAATACGAAAGCCCGCAGCCGCTTAAAAATATAAGAGGTTTTTCGATTGGCGATGTGGATTTTAAACAGCCAAATTGGTCTCTGGAGCCAATGGATTTATATACAATGATCGGTGATTATTTTATTGATTTCAGCAAGGCTTTCATCCCGGAGAAAGAGACACCTGTCATTGTAAGAGGGTGGATTGGGGATGTAAAAATGATCATCCCTGAAAATATTCCGGTGATGATCCAGTCAAATATTAATATAGGAGACATTCGTATTTTTGATCAAAAGACAGGTGACATTAACCGCAGTCTTCAATATAAGTCGCCAGGTTACGATGAAGCATCAAGAAAGCTGAGAATCGCTGTACAAGTAAAAATTGGATCCATCCGGATCGATAAAGTATAG
- a CDS encoding sensor histidine kinase yields the protein MMRKTGIRYWFVQSFIMMAIISSLIFFVGLQVYLFYNPESPMTIKSTFWLFLYALTILLLTGAYFGLKGSYLIKGRLGDILLFVSTLRSGKYADRMESYEKDEIGLISDELNQLAENIQEQVFSMQRLADEKSILAQTAHSAAVMEERQRLARDLHDVVSQQLFALSMMSSAALRVFDLDSDKAREQLNEISEIAAKAQGEMRALLLHLRPVQLSDDRLCDGIIKLIQELKAKTNIHFHASIDEIENLSKAAEEHLFRIVQEALSNVLRHADAGNIKITLTEEEDYIYLFIADNGKGFNPHKERITSYGLKTMRERCEEVGGIFKIRSKKNEGTYIDIKIPAKEEMLK from the coding sequence ATGATGAGAAAAACCGGAATCAGGTATTGGTTTGTACAGAGCTTCATTATGATGGCCATTATAAGTTCATTAATCTTTTTTGTCGGCTTACAGGTGTATCTATTTTATAATCCTGAATCGCCAATGACGATAAAGAGCACCTTCTGGCTTTTTTTGTACGCTTTAACCATTTTACTCCTTACGGGAGCCTACTTTGGGCTTAAGGGCAGCTATTTAATAAAAGGCAGGCTCGGTGATATTTTATTATTTGTTTCAACTTTAAGAAGCGGCAAGTATGCTGATCGGATGGAATCTTATGAAAAAGATGAGATAGGATTAATTTCAGATGAACTGAATCAGCTGGCGGAAAATATCCAGGAGCAGGTTTTTTCCATGCAGCGGCTTGCTGATGAAAAGTCTATCCTGGCACAAACAGCCCATTCAGCTGCTGTGATGGAAGAAAGACAGCGCCTGGCAAGGGATCTGCATGATGTTGTGAGCCAGCAGCTTTTCGCTTTGAGTATGATGTCTTCAGCTGCCCTAAGAGTTTTTGATTTGGATAGTGATAAAGCAAGGGAGCAGTTAAATGAAATCTCTGAAATCGCTGCGAAAGCGCAGGGGGAAATGAGGGCTCTTCTTCTCCATTTGAGGCCAGTGCAACTGAGTGATGACAGGCTATGCGATGGAATTATTAAGCTGATACAGGAGTTAAAGGCAAAGACAAACATCCATTTTCACGCAAGCATTGATGAGATCGAAAATCTTTCGAAAGCAGCGGAAGAGCATTTGTTTCGGATCGTGCAGGAAGCCTTATCCAATGTGCTCCGCCATGCTGATGCAGGGAATATAAAAATAACTTTAACGGAAGAAGAAGATTACATTTATCTTTTTATTGCTGATAATGGTAAAGGTTTTAATCCTCATAAAGAGAGGATAACCTCCTATGGGCTGAAGACAATGAGGGAACGCTGTGAAGAAGTAGGCGGAATATTCAAAATACGTTCTAAAAAAAACGAAGGAACCTATATAGATATCAAAATACCGGCAAAAGAGGAGATGCTGAAATGA